In the Topomyia yanbarensis strain Yona2022 chromosome 3, ASM3024719v1, whole genome shotgun sequence genome, one interval contains:
- the LOC131691631 gene encoding inactive selenide, water dikinase-like protein produces MFDPTEHGLSRDFRLTKFSTLRGUGSKIPQDVLNRLLRGVYTEQFESEEQTTENVADKKVENEEGVGIGLDSSVIPLKNDLHLVQTVDFFYPLIDDPYILGKIALANVVSDVYAVGAMEIDEIRLICSAPTEFSDEERDIVVPMIVKGFMDAAKEANGKVKIGSIALNPWCIIGGIATAVCHKTELILPYYAQVGDSLILTKPLGTQLATNAFIWMSENSDSWKKLAEVFTASDIKASYEIAIESMSRLNKSGAELMHKYKAHAATDVTGFGLYGHADNLVKFQKANVDFEIDTLPIIRNVVAIAEILGRTTKLLAGKAVETSGGLLISLPTDESTRFCEEYKRTAGHSAWIIGRVIQGSRTVKMSPNPNVITVD; encoded by the exons ATGTTTGACCCCACCGAACACGGTCTTAGCCGGGACTTCCGGTTGACCAAGTTTTCAACGCTTCGTGGGTGAGGTTCAAAAATTCCTCAAGATGTTCTTAATCGACTTTTACGAGGAGTGTACACTGAACAGTTTGAGAGCGAAGAACAAACAACCGAAAATGTAGCTGATAAGAAGGTTGAAAATGAGGAGGGTGTTG GAATTGGGCTTGATTCATCGGTGATACCGTTGAAAAATGACTTGCATTTAGTGCAAACCGTGGACTTTTTCTATCCGTTAATCGATGATCCGTATATCTTGGGAAAGATCGCTCTGGCGAATGTGGTCAGCGATGTGTATGCCGTAGGAGCAATGGAGATTGATGAGATCAGACTAATCTGTTCGGCCCCTACTGAGTTCAGTGATGAGGAGAGAGATATTGTGGTCCCGATGATCGTAAAGGGTTTTATGGATGCAGCAAAGGAAGCAAACGGGAAAGTTAAAATCGGTAGTATTGCTTTGAATCCTTGGTGCATTATTGGCGGTATCGCAACTGCCGTTTGTCATAAAACTGAATTGATTTT ACCTTACTACGCACAAGTAGGAGATTCACTGATACTCACAAAACCACTAGGAACTCAACTTGCCACCAATGCCTTTATATGGATGAGCGAAAACTCCGACAGTTGGAAAAAGCTGGCAGAGGTGTTCACCGCATCAGATATCAAAGCATCATACGAAATCGCCATCGAATCGATGTCGCGCCTAAATAAATCTGGTGCCGAGCTAATGCACAAATACAAAGCACACGCTGCTACCGATGTTACTGGTTTCGGTCTCTACGGTCACGCTGACAATTTGGTTAAATTCCAGAAGGCGAATGTTGATTTCGAGATCGATACCCTACCGATTATCAGAAACGTGGTAGCAATTGCGGAAATACTTGGTAGAACTACAAAGTTACTCGCTGGTAAGGCAGTGGAGACATCCGGTGGTTTGCTGATTAGTCTACCGACAGATGAGTCCACTCGGTTTTGCGAAGAGTATAAACGAACAGCTGGACATAGTGCCTGGATTATTGGGCGGGTTATTCAAGGTAGCAGAACAGTGAAGATGAGTCCAAATCCAAACGTTATCACCGTTGACTAG